The segment AAGTTTGAAGAAGTCCCTtcaaggtgttcctgagatatcacgTGAGATATCACAGTGactttaacctttgaccaccaaatcctATTGTTTATCTTTGAGCCCAAGAGgccgtttgtgccaaatttgaggaaattggTGAGGTGTTCTTGAGCCATCATGTTCACTTGACTGGGACATACAAACAAATGGATGGCCGGAGAGCCTGGAAACATAGCGCCCCTCCCCCAATGACTAACGTAAAAGGTTAAAAATTATTCAATCAGCTACATGATTTCACACTTACTCAAAATAGTGTCAAGGCAGCTGCAAAAGACACCATATCATTCTAAGAGACAAAACAGATTAAAGCTGCTGATTAAACAAACTCCatgagcagtcactggtgcctCTGAAGGTTTGCTCCATAATGtcccctttattttatttcctttgatGAGGGGTTATTCTAGGAAACTCAGATTAGATTGGTTTGCAATTATCAGCGAGTGTTTTCTGAGCTCTCAGTGTTCCCCACCAGTCGTCCAAACACAGAATGCATGCTTGATGCTAATTGGTTCAAAGGGTGATTTGGGGTCATGGAGCTGGATGTGCCATGTCCGAACAACAGAGACCTCTCATTGAACAACAGACTGAGGATGATATTCATGGCGACACCAAACTGGACTGAAGCTTCCTTATCAGAGATGTGAACAGAAACAGTGCTGACGACAAACAAACTGTGGCTTAAATCAGGATGATGCATGACTGAATGAAACATGCAACATTATCAGGTCGATCCTGACCATTCTTCGCCGCAGAGTTGCTGGATTGTAAAAGCTGCAGGCCAGGCTAAGGTCTGAGTctcacagaaagtgttttagcagctggaggtggctttttgtaattcattttatgagaatgaagctttttcctcgctgtttttgtgttgcaacACACCTTGCGTTTCTGCGCCCTAGGTGCATGGTGTTTTTGTCCGAGGactctgaactccttgagttgaaaaaaacttcagctcagagcagaaaagcgccccatgtcatctctttttttgtcatcttttccCCCATTGTCCagtcagatgatttgagaggcctTCTGTAGTGGTCACGACAACACAGTTTGTAAacgatggaggagaaactggtggtagtggttgctggatacccagagctatacggcctgacgatagacagcaggttgtcaaactgcccctgagtcatcctaaaacaTGCCTGGAAACAACCATgttggaggagaagctcctggaccaactggtggtactccccatgatccagcctctttttttagggtctcatgtacccacacagatctctgtttatctgctgacagcctctcaccctcaaccacagctacatcaacattttaggaactagataccaattactgtgaaataaataaaataaacagtagacTGATTATAAGGTTAGGAGGTGAGtctgtggttgcctggcaacaataaaaaggtgcgcAAATTTTTTTTCACTACTGGAAAGGCAGTGCGGTGCGCCTCATATTTTACAACCTGCataatgctttctgtgtgatcggggcctaaaGCTTACTGACGCAGCCGAAAGAAACCAGGTCTCCTAACTATAGTTGGGAGCCACATGACTGGAGAGGTGATGTTAAAAGTCtgggtaaagcaaaaataaatatgtgctATGAGTTTGTCCCGCTACAGAAAAATATGTCACTAACTGCGTAGCcaaatttaaatgattaaaataattgcaaaatatataaattgaGGTTTCAGGCAGCTGTTAGTGGCCTCAGGTGGGCCTCCAGTTGGTGATCTGTCCGTTGGTTCCATCACGTATTCTACTGTGGACTTTCCTCCTTCCCAGGAGATGAATCCTAATGATTCTGGTGACCTCCTGACCAAAATTTCCCCATGACTTGGTTCATGACAAGGTATCTCAAGTTATAACTACCAAATGGTGCTGGAATTTGCTGTGGATATTTAGAATGAATCTTGATTTGTTTGGTGACTTTTCCTTTTTCACTATCAGGTCAAAATTCTTATTTgtacattaagaaaaaaaaatcagattgcCACAGATTTCTGAGCACATTCCTGCTTCTCAGAGGATAAACCTTTCAGACTTTAATAACCACCTTAATGACCTTTCCTCAAATGTCAAATCTGAGAGGTGATAAACCAaaagtgtgttgtttgtttgtatgtttgtctgtctttcaTATCATGGCTGTAACAAACACTGCAGCCTGCAGGAGGCACTAGCAAGACTTGAGATTTTAGTTTAAGTTTCAGAGGAGCTGAGATGGTGAAACAGTTGTGAGTGTTTCTGACGGTGCTGCAGTCACTTACGTTGTAGAGGTCTGTAGCCAGGTTGTGGCTGATCTGTTGGAGCTGAGGGAGACCGCCGGCTCTCTGCTGCTCCGCCTGCtgctctgcttcctgtttgacGTGACACTGAGAGGAGCTCTGGACACAGTGATCCATTGGCCTTTCGTTCTTTATCAGCTGCGAGTTCGCTGTGTTCATCTGCTGCCCCATCGACCTCTGttgctgcagagagacacaccGTAACCACCGTTTAAACCTCAGTAATCAATTCATCTCACCAAATATATTTATCTTTATCTAATTTATAAATCAATCTTATCTGCCTTCCAGTGACCCACCGATCCAAACTGCTGCTGCATGTGCTGGTTATGTGAGTTACGCAGGTTCTGCAGGTGGAGCTGCTGCATGGACTGcgactgttgctgctgctgagcgTTGGGCCGCGGCTGCTGGAGGCGGTGCAGCTGTTGGTGATGGTGCTGGCTCATCTGAGAGGGCTGCTGGCCAGGCTGGGAGCCCTGCAGACCGGGGAGAGGCTGGTGGGAGCCTGGCTGGTGCTGGTGGGACTGGCTGAGTGGGTACGGAGGGAGCCTCTGGTCCAGAGGCAGTTTGCTGGTGTCCAGAGGGACGCCCTGTGAGGGGGTAGGGTCAGACGTCAACAGCATTCTTTGATTCAAcaattgtttttctgtgttcGTTTGGAAGGCTTCACAAATTTAGGGAAATTAATTTTTAACTCTGGAGCTTTTATATCTAAATACCTGACAAATCAgggtacacaaatacacagacagTTTATAATAAAAGTTAGAGCAACATTTTTATCAGGACACAACTCAACACAGCATATTTATCACTATAATCCTCTGATGTGATCAAACTTTCATcacacttaaaaacaacaattacaAGTTGTGTTAGCTGCAGTTATGAAATTAGTTCTGTGGAAGGAGTCCCAGAATACCAGATGGTGAAAATTAGCATTCTTAGTTTGCTTGTCAAGTGAAGTCAATCTGATTTATCCACATCGACAAGTTCTGAGAAGCAACAACTCtttaaaaaaggagaaaaagtaGGGTTCCCTATTtcaggacagaaacagaaaatacaaaatcaaaTTTACGATattgagaaacaaaatgacaatatCAAGTAGGCCAGATTGCAAGCGTGTATGATGCATCCAGGAAGACATTGAGCAACTTCCAGATGTGACCACAAgaacttgtttgtgttttactaGTCAGGATCAGAGCAGGATCCACATGTCCTTTAAGATTTCAACTTCTGGGACTAATGAAAGAAATCCTGGTCcaatattttctgtgtttactgatcttaaaaacaacagaaagtaTTGTTATATAATCAAAACATGTacctatcagctgtgtgctcgagatcagactggagacaTAGCCACTTAAAAGATGGATGAGTGCTTGCTATGTTCAAAAGTTTGTATTTTCtaaacagaaaatacacattttatattgtgtttttaggtttttgttttagttaaataAGAGGCTATTGCATCTGGCAGGACCTTGTCTCCAGCCTCaaaagccttgtttccaccaaaccctttcagtccagcacctttggaaccagcagtaagccttcagacatggtacctagaccctcggtctgttcagacagtcctcttaaatgtgggcggggttgttgtcactcactgctccgtccagcactcgctgtatttcctcatcagcggtgacacagatggaagtctgcacctggtttatcgtccacagaacgaggctgcacgcccacattttcacaacaaaacagaacaggctgcagtgagagtctctctccatgggatatttaaaaatagcagctttgtgcatttagtgcttctcaggcaagctcaggggtttagtgttgctgtagcccacaggaacgacgctccaTGATGCTTATTTTTTCTCCAAGttaggattagaatatatgcaggtCACATAATCTGGTccaaaaattaatatatatataaactcttgaagatccactcattactagaagtgtctctttaaggtgttctgatggattcacgtcatcaactcatgcattgagtaacattacaagttaacgttccaccctAAAAGTCatcggcagtcggcccagtgaatgaagttatttttttctcagactccagctgctgtgagaggcagcaaaacatcctttcattttacagttacagtttactaataaaactctccacagtatgaacagtggttacatgagcctcaaaaccagacacaactcagccctgagcagagtgaccgtcctctactgaccaatcagactgcagtgttcacagctccaccttttagtaccagatctgtgtgctaggtaccccaacagaggggggaccaaacatggggacgctaaggaacgcttctgttgggaccatccacaacttaaCACTgcggaaatggaaaaaaagcgaactgaactgaatagaacttgactgcttggtggaaacagggctgaaCATATCTCTGGCATTTCTATACTTAAATTTTGTCTTGGCTGAAAAGTGggttctctctttctgtcactcATTGCTAAATCGGTAATGTGGCTTATTTGTGTGTTGCAAGGGTTaatacagagagaaaagaaggtAGAAGAAGGTAACAGACCCTCTAACTGATGTGTAGTCGTTACCTGCGTGATGGAGGACAGGGTGGGGGAGATGGTGGGGGAGAACTGTTTTGAGTGATGCCTCCGCGACTCCCCTCCCATGGGCAGGATGAGTGGGGAGAGCTGTGCCCGTCTCCGTGGCGACGTGCTGAGTGACGGCTGGCCTTGTCCACTGAGCAGTGGCGAGtaggaggaagagcaggagcTGGAGCCGCCCACGCCACTGTTGTAGCCGGGGTTACCGCTGGACGCTGACTGGAGGGAGGAGTTACTGAGGGAGGAGTGCAGCGACTGGCTGCtgagggaggagggaagagaCGGCGAGGAGCTGAGGGACGACTGCAGTGAGGGGTTGCTGAGCGACGAGTGCAGGGAGGCGGAGCTCAAAGAGTTGGAGAAGGAGTGGCTGCTGAGTGATGACTGGATGTTGGGGTTGCTTAGTGATGACTGCAGGGAGGGGTTACTGAGCGTGCTCTGTAGAGACGCCAGGAGACCTGAggaggcaaaacaaaaaactattaAACCAACTGTACTCTCAGTGTCCACAGAGACAGGGACGGTAATAGAAACATGTCATAAAAACTAAAGACTAAATAGTCAGGAGATCCAGAACACAGGAAACAGTCACAGAGTGGAACCCAAAACCATTCTCTGATTTAGTTTTTAGTTCCTAAAACTAAAATGTGATGTAAAGCTGCAACTAATAAGGATTTTTATTTCAAGTTTAGTGtctcaaaaaaatgaaaaatgctcATCATGAATCTTGTTTCGTCTAAAACCCAAAACACATTCAGCTTacacaaaagcagcaaaacTGTGATTAAAATCTGTTGTGGGGCTTTTTTAAAGTGGCTCTATGTTGTATTCAGAGCTTATGAATTGTCTGCACACGGTTCTCAACATTGAGGTGGCTGAGCTAGTGACTAGCAACTAATGGGGCTAACTCCATAGACAGCACTCAACagtggcaacagtgctgacagagctaacaatgtTAACCAAGGGGAACCAGAAGGTGGGCACCACACTTACACGACAACGCTGTCTTGGTGTCAGTGGTAACCTGTTTGATAATGTAGAGTgaggacagctacttgacagagacaacgaactagctcaacaacatggccaaatgcaagtatgatgctgaatgtattaaactgttttGGGCCACGAACTAATGACTTGGAAGAAATCGTgcctggaccagttgggaaccgctgGTCAGTGTGTTTAAGGCCCTGTGTAGACAACAACAGTTTgtctaaaaacggaaaagtctgtcctttgcgttttacaaaacttctgcgtttatatgacgacgttattgaaacgatctccgttcacacggagccgctaaatctactggaaacgctgtagtatgcacgccaggccaaaaggtggcagtgtaaatttgcaaagcaacaccacggcatgacgccatgcgcCTGCGCCGAAGTGCCTTCTTCTACAAcacggtgattacaaaccaaaacaaaaacgcTGCCGTTtacaaaaagttgcactctgaAGCCCATTTTCGAatcgttgcgttttcaggcacccaaaacactGCTGTGGTGTAAACGATCGgtcaaaacgcaactaaagtttactgttttcagttgaaatcgttgtatAAACGGGGCctaagtgcaactttttggccgagacacaggcagCGTGAGCTGACGCAACAGTCGGCCTTCATCACCGCCACTTCTTTGAtgctggtttggtgtgtctgagcATTTAGAGTTGCTTGTTTTGCCAGACAGACATCCCACGACACAAATATATTCCgtttaaaattatattaaaccAGGAAAAACCGGGAAAAACTGGATTATTTACTTCccacaacacaacagcaaattTTTGTTAGACCCTCACACTGACTGATCAACAGCCAAGTCTCTTAAAAAACTCTTTCAGTTTGTACGGCAGGCTGAGATAACCCGACTGCATCTTGCACCttttgaagaaaacatgatgaagagTCACACCTAGAAATATGAAACTGTACATCACAACCAAAATCAGCAGGTAAAAGTCAATtctctgaaaaacaaatttaaacaatCAGGCGAGCGACCCGATGAAGCTCTCCAACAACATGAATAATGAAACATGCCAACAGAAAGCAGCTGAGTCACGAAATAAATCCATGATTCATTCTAATGAGTCATGGATCAGTTAGTCACCTTTAATTACTGCTACACTTCAATTAACAGTACAAACCTCAACGGTCACTATACTGACACAATTCCTCTGGAAAATGAGTCATAATttattgttaaataaaaaaacatattcttGTTATGGAACAAAACTCTTCACATGAGCCTTCACTGACTGATGAGCTGCACAGGAGTACAgtcttttctctttgtctccgTGGCTTCAGTTTAAAATAGACTGTTTGGGGATTCAGCTCGTCCCAAGGTGATCTCAGCAGGTGAAAACATCAGCTCTGTCCCCAAATACACCCTCCTGCCATCACTCACTGCACCTCCTCAAGCTGCCTTACCTTGCACTAcctccctgctctgcctcttttTATACACCAGGTTCATCCACAATCTGTGTCTCATGTCTTCTTTCTGACCTGGTTCAGACTGAAACCAGGAACAAGACACAGAGCCCAAATATAGCTGAAAGTATGCGCCAAAGTGGACTATCACTAAAATGATATTACTTCTAATAAACAAACAGATAATAAAGTGAAGTTACTGACTTATCATATGATATATGAACATGACCTCcatcattttgctgacctcGATATAGCCCGTCATGTTTACATGCGCATTTATAAACAAAGCAAGTCACAAACGTGTTAGTCAACATAATGCCggaataaacagcagggttttctCGACCATTACAAGATTTGGGAGCAGGTActctcccttttttctctccaacCCCCGCCTACTTTCATGAGACACCTTTAAGATGACATAGCGTAACTTACTGTtggcctgcagctgcactttagGAGTGGAGGACGCACAGTCCTGAGTCTGACAGTTGTTAACTTGCCAACCCCACGAGTCAAAGAAAGtctgttgtttttacttttatccTCCAACAACTTCATCGTCCACTCTGTAAATCCACCAGCAAACCGACTGACTCCCAGGCTGTCCATCCCCAGGAGGCGACTAGTTCAATTTAACAAGAGtttatttaacattaataaGAAAAGTAGGGAAATCCTCTGGAGATTGTTAATATCTACAGCCAATTTGAGGTCAAGCTGGCCATTAACTAAGTAAATCTGGAACAAGGTGTTGGACTGTTGGACGAACCTGATCATGAGagctgtgtatttattattttggagAAGAAAAATGACTctaagcaggtgtttttttcttttttaccgcCAGTTAAATGTGGAAACTGTGACATGAcctcagtgttttcagagggGAACTGAAGACTAAATAGTAAATTCTCACACTCTTtcatagtgaaaaaaaaaaaagaaagttcgACATCTGTCTTTCAAATCCAAACTTAAAGTTGACAACGTGAGGTTTGCAGCTTCCCCCTGGGGCTGCAGGTGACACTTTGCCCATCTGGTTTACAGTCTTATAAAGACACCATGTTGATCCACACTCAGGTTTGGAGAGTCAGGCTGCAGACTGAGGTTGAGCTGACTGCAGCTTCCTGCCTGCGGTTGGTTCAGTCACCTCACAAACGATAAAACACGGCTACATTTTCCGACTCCACTTCCGCCCacgaaaaaaaaatccctcactCATTCTCTCTCTAAAGGCTAAATTTAGAACATCACCCTGCCGTACATCCCCCTTCGTTTCATCTCATCCACTCTCACCCACATACTTCCTCTGCTAACCTTCACATTAGCTACTTAGCTGAGACTTTGGTCAGACAGCTTTACGACAACTGAGCAGCCAGGCAGCTTGGTGTCTTGCCTAAGGACACACAGAATCTACAAACTGTTGCTGGAGGAACTGAAAAGTGACTCTTTAGTTAGAGGACGGTTTCTCCATGTAAGTCTCTTTATCAAGTCCACGTGCATATCTGACGTGCCCTTAATATATGAGTGAAGACAAACAGAAAGCTAAATTtaacagtcagtcagtccagtaagaaaaaaacaatctaaTCTACTAATTCCACGAATTAGGCATGGTTATTAAAGTGCAACAATATACATGTTAGATTAGACGTAATTATCACCCAGgaggaaattaaattttttcactctgttgttaaacacacacgggcctgaaatacacacacatgcacaaacaggacctacacaGGCATTacatggagagatgtcagagcgagggggctgcccatggatgGGCACTCGAAGCGGGGGGTTTGAAGCTTTGCTCAAGGGCGCCTCAGTGGTGACcaagaggtgaactggcacctgtCCAGCTAGCAGTCCATACtgtatttggtccggacggggactttaACTAGCGACCCTAAGTCTGGACTGAACTACTGCCGCCCAGTCACCTGCTGCTTCCTTTTAATCCACATCTGGCTTCTTTAACACACAGAGCTCGTTATGTTAAAGTGCTGAAAGCTGAACTTGTGATATCCTTCAAAGGTGAGGAAACTGTAGACAAAAAAAGCTAAATCACACCTGTTATATGGAAGTCAAAAGCAACAAAGCGCAGATTAAAATGATCTGCAAAACATGCCGTCAATCGAAGCCAACCaagacaggaaacacaacaaactgaGAGTTACCGATGTAACTACGGTTCTACAAATTCTGGATGTCGGCcagtttaatcacctgaaaaggtGCTGTTTTGTTACAGCAGATAAAGCATGTTTGCAAAGTTAAATGTTTgcattatttattatataattttatctcaaaatatATTCTAAACCAAGCCATGTTTGCACGGTTAATGTTGAATACAAAATAAACTATTTTCTAAAGATTACTTAATGAAACTTGTGTTTCCCTCAGGCTTTGGTtattatcatgatatttttcaAAGTGGCAACATTATCAAATTATACATCAGGAGAAATATAAATATTGACTAACATGGAAAAGACCTTTGTGATAATATTTTTTGATATATTGTCCAGCCCTGAATGAAAGTGTTTGAAGAAGAGTGTTACTTCTTATACGCTGGGTCGATGTGAGACAGCGGCTCGCTGCCTGACCTGTTTGAAGAGCGTCAGGTTTGCGAGTGTGATATACAATGTAATTTCATCATGTGATGAGCAAACTTTTATGTTGCATAAAACTGTTATGTTGAACTTGTCAgtaatttaatacatttgatATGATTTAAATATTGATTGTAGCTGCTTTAAACACCAGACATTGTATGAATTTATCTCTAGACCGTAAAAGTAAACCAGACTGCAACGGACTCAGCAACACCTTACTCTGATCAGTCGAGCCACACAACTCATAATAATCAGCTCAACAATCCTAATGTGTGCCTGGATCTTAGGGAATCAATAagccaacacatacacacacacacactgctgcagccTGCACGTACCTGGTGCGTGGTGGTGGAAGTTGCCGTTGCCTCCCTGTGCGTTGGCGGCGTTGATGCCCAGCTGAGTGAGGGTGGAGGCCAGGTTCCCCGTGCTGCTCCCCCCGCTCAGAGACGAGGATCCTGGGTAGCCCGGCTCGTCCTGGTCAAGTGGTGTTGGCAGTGGGGAGGGGAAGTGGAGGCTGGACAGGTCAGGCAGGGAGCCGCCGGTGTTGAGGGCCGATGGGACGCCGTGAGCCGGCGTGGACGGCTGCTCCGGGGACGTAAAGATGCTGAGAGCAAACAGAGGACGTTAAGATCTACCCAGGAATTAAAACAAGCTGGGAGGGGATCGTTTGAAAATTTAATCTGGTAGTTTCAGCATTAATATCACAGGAAGCAGTCTGATATAATTCATTGCTCCATAAATACTTAACTGCAGTTTGAATCTTAAATAAACCCTCCTCCCATTTCGTCATCTTCATAATTAAATGTCTTTCTTCCTAATTTTTAAGGCATGAGTGCCCCAAAGCTTTCACAGTACTCTGATGATCTTTGTTACAGGCTGAGGAGAACAGTGAATAAATGGTGCTGTCTGGTTTTCTTAAGAGTTCAAGATGAGGAAAACAGAAGCAGCAGAGGAACTAATTACTACCTGCAGGGGTTCAAAAGTAAAAGAACCCCGACACAATCTTTGTGTTGGCACAAAAGGATGAATCGAATTTCAGGCCACTACAAAGAAATGTGACATCATGCGGTGTGCGATGTGGTATGAATaaagcatgcatgtgtgtgtttagtggtGTTAGACTTACTTGATACCAGGAACTTCACAGGATTTGGGTCGGGAAGTCAGAAGAGGCAActggagagagaaaaataaaaaaaatcagttctctttctgtttctttaaatACATAATCAGTGTGAAGAGTGTGAAGtgcttttatatttcatccAGTCTCCAGAAGGCAATTAGTGCAACTAATCCATTTTATTGGCTGCACCACACCGCTTGCTTTGATGCTGGTAATGTGCAAACAAAGTTAATCAAAGTTAAACAAAGTTAAGGTGCACCCAAGAGTGAAAACTCTTGGGTGCACCTAAATGAAAAAGTTAGGCGAACCAGTGCAACCAGTATAAAAAGTAACTCTGGACCCCTGatttaataacaacaacaaaaaaaaaaaatctttacacACTTGATTCTCACACACTGAATGATAGAATTAAGGTTAAACATTGCATTTTTTggacaaagacattttttgtgaataaaataaaataaaattaaaaaaataagagtATAAAAACTAGAACGATCACATGATGTTTCTGTATTTCAGTTTGAGGTTACACTAAAACTTTTAACACACCTGCCAAGAATCTAAATGTTTAACAGCTGCTGACTAAAGAACTGATGtgaaaaataatctgcaaagagactgtatattatgtattaaaaacactgcttagagataataaaacaaaaaaatattatatcTTTTAATGCTTTTACCTTCTTGGTGTCCCAGGGTTTGAGCAGTTTCCCCTCATCCAACATATTCTCCTCAATGGGGGGCACAGGGTACGGAAACACTGAGGGACAAAACAATGAAGTCTGTAAATATACAAACGTGCTGAACTTTCTCTGGATGTTGTCGAGTGATGAAGTGAACTAACAGTTCAGTCAGTATCATGTGGGTCAAGAGGATTAAAGCTTGTGATATAATTATATTCAGAAGTAATTACAAACCCTGAAGTTGTACATCACCATTTCTGAACGTGTTT is part of the Epinephelus fuscoguttatus linkage group LG8, E.fuscoguttatus.final_Chr_v1 genome and harbors:
- the LOC125893898 gene encoding CREB-regulated transcription coactivator 2 isoform X1, yielding MSATGTGGCGPGPGPTSGAGSGASNPRKFSEKIALHTQRQAEETAAFQEVMMDITSTRLQAQKLRLARSQGPYYGGSLPNVNQIGRNPQDFQGSFPSTLESNRSTRHHGLVERVQRDRRFISPVRPYRNRQVDSSPYNSAYLSPPPDPSWRRNWSGNFPGDKSQLFRLPTTALNRTNSDSALHTSVMNPPTGDPFTTGGPTLTPQGNRRTGQSDGEGRRMFPYPVPPIEENMLDEGKLLKPWDTKKLPLLTSRPKSCEVPGINIFTSPEQPSTPAHGVPSALNTGGSLPDLSSLHFPSPLPTPLDQDEPGYPGSSSLSGGSSTGNLASTLTQLGINAANAQGGNGNFHHHAPGLLASLQSTLSNPSLQSSLSNPNIQSSLSSHSFSNSLSSASLHSSLSNPSLQSSLSSSPSLPSSLSSQSLHSSLSNSSLQSASSGNPGYNSGVGGSSSCSSSYSPLLSGQGQPSLSTSPRRRAQLSPLILPMGGESRRHHSKQFSPTISPTLSSITQGVPLDTSKLPLDQRLPPYPLSQSHQHQPGSHQPLPGLQGSQPGQQPSQMSQHHHQQLHRLQQPRPNAQQQQQSQSMQQLHLQNLRNSHNQHMQQQFGSQQRSMGQQMNTANSQLIKNERPMDHCVQSSSQCHVKQEAEQQAEQQRAGGLPQLQQISHNLATDLYNDALFNSLLDDPYLSLQLSGKSNQQFTAENQGDSLSLNHSGLSCSSTDKNQYPSNMQGHLDLQDPGDQQLLNNQNQNYGSGDGRHNVPNIILTGDSPPGLSKEIASALSHVPGFEMDPFSLDDPLRMDPLALDMLDGDLMLADPAVEDSFRSDRLK
- the LOC125893898 gene encoding CREB-regulated transcription coactivator 2 isoform X2; translation: MSATGTGGCGPGPGPTSGAGSGASNPRKFSEKIALHTQRQAEETAAFQEVMMDITSTRLQAQKLRLARSQGPYYGGSLPNVNQIGRNPQDFQGSFPSTLESNRSTRHHGLVERVQRDRRFISPVRPYRNRQVDSSPYNSAYLSPPPDPSWRRTNSDSALHTSVMNPPTGDPFTTGGPTLTPQGNRRTGQSDGEGRRMFPYPVPPIEENMLDEGKLLKPWDTKKLPLLTSRPKSCEVPGINIFTSPEQPSTPAHGVPSALNTGGSLPDLSSLHFPSPLPTPLDQDEPGYPGSSSLSGGSSTGNLASTLTQLGINAANAQGGNGNFHHHAPGLLASLQSTLSNPSLQSSLSNPNIQSSLSSHSFSNSLSSASLHSSLSNPSLQSSLSSSPSLPSSLSSQSLHSSLSNSSLQSASSGNPGYNSGVGGSSSCSSSYSPLLSGQGQPSLSTSPRRRAQLSPLILPMGGESRRHHSKQFSPTISPTLSSITQGVPLDTSKLPLDQRLPPYPLSQSHQHQPGSHQPLPGLQGSQPGQQPSQMSQHHHQQLHRLQQPRPNAQQQQQSQSMQQLHLQNLRNSHNQHMQQQFGSQQRSMGQQMNTANSQLIKNERPMDHCVQSSSQCHVKQEAEQQAEQQRAGGLPQLQQISHNLATDLYNDALFNSLLDDPYLSLQLSGKSNQQFTAENQGDSLSLNHSGLSCSSTDKNQYPSNMQGHLDLQDPGDQQLLNNQNQNYGSGDGRHNVPNIILTGDSPPGLSKEIASALSHVPGFEMDPFSLDDPLRMDPLALDMLDGDLMLADPAVEDSFRSDRLK